A single Pradoshia eiseniae DNA region contains:
- a CDS encoding copper resistance CopC/CopD family protein, translated as MIKIKHLFTIFLFFTSFFFFLSPNKALGHSFVVKESPVPNSQLETQPNEVVITFDKKVERELASLKVTNEKQQEVTDNPPRFNDNQKEMTLELPELNEGIYRVEYYVISSNDGHPIRGAYNFSVVDVNPTPQMDRHGSVVELEPQQPSSEENIMKVDSGFNSEPITLAEANLAEWLIYLMRAIYYIGLLLIIGWVFWWRYIQDYANDLQKKYLFWGIVLQMVHLVGLLSMILMQLNIFTDKGLAFPPDFPFGTNFGLMWLVSLVASLIGFIILFRNRWCDLGWIMILLLSKSLNGHSLEFEPTSALVISNSIHLLAASIWASGLTFILVFWRKQRLYVQSFLPLFSRYALIGMIILSITGLFAGIAFISSFEQLLTGWGIALLSKLALVVFVLIIGAFIRSAIKKHRKADSGKLIVLDFFLMMVIIILVSILTYLSPMS; from the coding sequence ATGATTAAAATCAAACATTTGTTTACTATTTTTCTATTTTTCACTTCATTCTTCTTTTTTTTGAGTCCTAATAAAGCATTGGGTCATTCTTTTGTTGTAAAGGAATCTCCTGTTCCGAATAGTCAGTTAGAAACCCAGCCAAATGAGGTCGTCATCACGTTTGATAAAAAGGTTGAAAGAGAGCTTGCCTCTTTAAAGGTAACGAATGAAAAGCAACAGGAGGTAACGGATAATCCGCCTCGGTTTAACGACAATCAGAAGGAAATGACCTTGGAACTCCCAGAGTTAAATGAGGGAATTTATAGGGTCGAATACTATGTCATTTCATCGAATGACGGTCATCCAATAAGAGGTGCATATAATTTTAGCGTCGTTGATGTGAATCCAACACCGCAAATGGATAGACACGGATCCGTTGTGGAACTTGAACCGCAACAGCCAAGTAGTGAAGAAAACATCATGAAGGTGGATTCAGGCTTTAATTCAGAACCCATCACTTTAGCTGAAGCCAACTTAGCGGAATGGCTAATTTATTTGATGAGAGCGATTTATTATATTGGCTTATTATTAATCATTGGTTGGGTATTTTGGTGGAGGTATATTCAAGATTATGCGAATGACCTGCAGAAGAAGTATTTATTCTGGGGAATTGTGCTTCAAATGGTTCATCTCGTCGGATTACTCTCCATGATACTGATGCAATTAAACATTTTCACCGATAAAGGGTTAGCTTTTCCTCCGGATTTCCCGTTCGGGACCAATTTTGGTTTGATGTGGCTAGTTTCACTTGTTGCCTCACTAATTGGTTTTATTATATTGTTTCGGAATAGATGGTGTGATCTTGGTTGGATTATGATTCTTCTTTTGTCTAAAAGTTTGAATGGTCATTCGCTTGAATTTGAACCAACCTCTGCTTTAGTGATTAGTAATAGTATTCATTTACTGGCAGCCTCCATTTGGGCATCTGGTCTCACATTTATACTAGTCTTTTGGAGAAAGCAAAGATTATACGTCCAATCCTTTCTACCGCTTTTTTCAAGATACGCTCTCATAGGTATGATTATTTTATCAATAACAGGCCTTTTTGCTGGAATCGCCTTTATTTCTAGTTTTGAGCAATTATTAACAGGCTGGGGAATAGCTCTGCTATCTAAATTAGCTCTGGTGGTCTTTGTTCTAATCATAGGAGCTTTCATACGTTCAGCCATTAAAAAACACAGAAAAGCGGACTCGGGAAAACTGATTGTACTAGATTTCTTCTTGATGATGGTCATTATTATTCTTGTGTCTATTTTAACTTATTTAAGTCCAATGTCTTAA